The sequence below is a genomic window from Candidatus Methanoplasma termitum.
CTAACCCTATTATTTTTGAAAAAATCTTACTTATGCGCTTTCCTTCCATATCATGCAGTGCCCATCCGTTATCGGCGGGAAGCAGCAGAACCCGCCCCTCCAGGCATTGGATGCCCATGTCTGATTTGAATATCAGGGACGTCAGCAGCCGCCCGTCTACACTCATAACCCCGAAACGCTGGCCTGACCGCTGGCGAAGTTTGCTCTCCATGTTTGATACCACAAAAACGCCCCCTATGTAGTCGATCGGCACGACATCGGCGGGGATCGGTATCGAGGATTCCACCGGGCTCTGTCGAATGCGGTCTGCGGAGGGCGTAATTGTCTTGCCTGCCTGAATACTGACTCCGCAAAACTGGCAAAATGCGCTTTCGTCCTGGATCTTTTTCCCGCATTTCGCGCAAAACATTTTTTTCTCACCCTCCTTTTGAACGTTGGCATCAGAGCCCTGACTGCATTGTCAGATTGTGTTTTTCTCTTTTTATATGTTACTCGGTCTGGAGGACATATGAGCAGTGATTTCTGAAGGCTTGTTTTCCATTCTACCAATTCACATTGTAATAACCGAAGCTCTGAAATTAAAAAGAAATTATGTTTGGGAAGAGGTTTGATTTACCGAGATCACTTCTTGGTTTTCTTCTTGGCAGCACGTTCTGCCTTGAGGTTGTCCTTGACAACCTTGTTTATCTCCTCGGCTTGTTCTTTGCCGTCGGTGATGTCCTTCTCGTAGAAGGTCATGACGATCCATCCCTCGGATTCGAGTTTTTCCCTCACTTCGGGGGTGACGGTTCCTTCCTTTTCAAAGAGATACACTGCGACCTTTGCCTTTACATATGCGATCGGGATCTGGAGTTCTCCGTACCCCAATCTGCATCTGAGACCTTTGTTCCAGGTAGCCCTTCTGAGTAATCCCGACGGAGTGGCCTCTTCCATTTCAAATGGTTCTTCGGCCTCCTCGGGCTCAGTCTTTTCCCCTACCGGCTCTGGTAGGGCGGGTATGGGTTCCGGCTCAGGTATGGGCTCGGGTATGGGCTCGGGTATGGGTTCCGGTTCAGGCTCGTAAATGACCTCTACCGCCTCGGCAACCTCGACCTCCTCAACTGACTCAGGTATGGGTTCCGGCTCAGGTATGGGCTCAGGTATGGGCTCAGCCTTCGCAGAGGCTGCCTGCTCCTCTTTTTTGCGTGCGTCCCTTGCCGCAGCCGCTTCTCTGGAACTCATTACCTTCAGCTTCGGAGGCTCTCCCTTTGACTCTGTCTTTGCCGGTTCCTTCTTCGGCTCAACTTTCTTTGGAGGCTCCTGCTTCTTGGGCTCAGGTTTCTTGGGTTCCTGCTTCTTCGGAGGCTCCTGCTTCTTGGGCTCAGGTTTCTTGGGTTCCGGCTTCTTTGCCGGGTACGGCCTGGGTGCAGGTGCGTTCTTCTTTTTCGGTTCGGGCTCTTTAGCATTAGATCTCTTGCCTTTCTTTTGGGGATCTTCCACTACAGGGGCGAACTTCATCAGGGCCACAAGCAATACCCAGATGATCACAAATAAGATGAATGCGAATCCGAGGATATAGTTATCGTTGTTCAACTGACTGAGCATGCCTGTAAGCAGCATTATCAGCATCAGGATCAGGGAGAATACCATGATCAGTTTCTGATCAGCTATCCAGTTATAGAACACATCAGATAATGCTGCCAGCACGATCACTACAATGAACAGATAGACTGTCCAATCATCCCCTTCCATCGCCCCATAGACCGCAAGCACAATGCCTGCAAGAGCGATCAGTATACCGCGGACTGTTCCTATGAATATTTTCAATTCCGGTTTCCAAAATGCTATCAGTACCCCGAATACTGCTCCGAGTATACCGGCTATGATACATCCGTACTTATAGATCCCTTCCGTGAAGAGATCGCTCACAGGGTGATTTCCCACGCCCCCGACAGAGAACATCGCCACAATAAGCGTTATTGCAAACACTATGACGGCAGCTAGTCCCACCGCGCCAATTACTTTATCGTTATTCAAAGCTGTTGCCATGCCCACATAACCAGCATTCACATTTTAGTAGTTTCGCATTGACACCGCCCGAAAACTGATATTTTTCCGCTATACCCACATATTAGGAAACTAAATATACGGTTAGTAATTATCTAATACCATTCAAAAAGCCGTTGCGTGAACGGCCTCACTGCTCACAGTCAAAGAGTGCCCGGGCGGCACTCTTTTCACAAAAGTCCTTTCAAAAAAGGCACAAAAACAACAAAGGAGAAAGATCAGACATGATAATGAAATTTAGATTTCTCGGTGGAGCGGACACGGTCGGCCGTATGGGGATGACAATAGTAGGTGACAAGAAGACTATGCTTGTAGAGTATGGTATGGCTCCGACCAAGCCTCCGGAATATCCTATCACAGCGCCGAGGATAGACCACCTTTTCCTGACGCACTGCCACCTTGACCACTGCGGAATGGTCCCGGCTGTCGTGGGAAGGGATGGATGCGAGGTATTCACGACACCCATTTCCGCCGAGATCTCGGAGATCATGCTGTACGACAGCCTAAAGATCGCCGCGGCGGAGGGGTACAACGAGCCTTACACTTCTGGGGACATAGAGAAGACCATGGACCTTGTCGTGCCGTTCAATTTCAAAGACACAATAGAACTTGGGAAGCTTGATGTCACGCTGCATTCCGCGGGCCACATTCCCGGCGCAACGATGTTCGAGTTCAAATGCGACGAAAGCACCCTCTACACCGGCGATCTGCACACGGATAATCAAAAACTCGTTCTCGGCGCGAGACCGGTGAAATGTAAGAACCTCATTATCGAGGGAACATACGGAGGAAGGAACCACCCTTCAAGAGAGAAGACCATTGAAGAATTCCTGTCAAAGGTCGATGAGGTCATCGACAGGGGCGGAAAGGTAATAATACCGTGCTTCGCAGTAGGAAGGACTCAGGAAATCATGTTGGTACTCAAGAACCTTGATTATGATATGTGGGTGGACGGGATGGGGAGGTCCGTCACCAACCTGTTCCTGAACTATCCGGAATATCTCAGGGATGCCCGCTCTCTTCGTGCGGCCAAGAAGACATTCAGAGAGGTCAAGAACGCAAGCATGAGAAAACATGCCGGAAGGGGGCAGATAATCGTCACCACCGGAGGTATGCTCGACGGCGGCCCCGTGCTTGAGTATCTGAGGGCTCTCAAGGACGACCCAAAGAATGCTATAATCCTGGTCGGATATCAGGCAGAGGACACGAACGGAAGACTTCTGATGGAAACAAAGAGCATAGTCATCGACGGAGAGATGGTAAAAGTAGAATGCGAGGTCTTGAAATACGACTTTTCGGCGCATGCCGGACATGACGAGATAGTGCAGTTCGCCAAAAAATGCAATCCCGAGAACATCGTCCTGATGCATTCTGAAACAAGAGAACTCTTCCTTGACGATCTAAAAGACTACAACGTTATTCTTCCCGAACTCGGAAAGGAATTCGAGCTGGATGTCTGAGATGGATCTGAGACCGTTCCTGGATGAGGACGTCGGATCCGGTGACATCACTACGGAGATGTTTGTCCCAGATATCCTAGGAAAGGCTGTGATCATGTGCGAGGAGGACGCTGTAATAGCGGGGCTGGAAGAAGCCGCAGAAATATTCAGGCTTCTCGGCGCAGACTCGGAACAGCTTGTCGTTGACGGGGAAAGAGTTCGAAAAGATACCGATGTCATGATCGTTGAGGGCCCTCTGCGCAGTATACTGACCGGGGAGAGGGTCGCTCTGAACTTCCTCATGAGGATGAGCGGCATTGCCACCGAAACAAATTCGATCATGACGAAAGTGAGGGAGAGGGACAAGCACCTGATGATCGCCGGTACACGGAAGACCACGCCAGGATTCAGAGCCTTTGAAAAAAAAGCCATCGCTCTTGGAGGGGGATGGCCTCACAGGAACGGACTCTACGACATGATCCTCATCAAAGACAACCACATACTTGCCTGCGGCGGCGTTTCGAAAGCGATGGAACGCACCAGTAATGTGCCCGATGGGATCAAAGTGGAGATAGAAGTAACGAACATCACTGACGGGATCGTAGCGGCAAAGATGGGGGCTGACATCATCATGGCCGACCACATGTCACCTTCGGAGACCAAAGAACTGATGAAAAAAACAAAGCTCATCCACAAAGACATATTGATCGAGGCCTCGGGCAACATCACCAAGGACAATGTTATGGATTTTGCCGGCTGCGCCGATATTGTCTCTCTGGGCTCGCTAACCCATTCTCCGAAAGCGGTACACTTCTCCCTCGATCTGAAATAAAGTGTTTATCCGCTTTCGTGTTGAAAGCATGATGTCGGGATACCTTTCCCGTAGGATGTTTAGAGAATGATATTTTGAATTCTGTAAGGATCTTTGCAATATTTTGAGCGCCCCGACCTGATGAAATGATGGGTGTGTTATGAGGCTTGGACACATGGCTCAATTTACATTTGTTTATTGTATAATATTAAAATATTACTATTTTGTTTGAGAAATTATTATATACTAATACACAACACAATGTTTGTAATATACAAAGTATTATAAATAAAACTCTACATCCAATACGAGCTTTGCGAAAAGGCAAAACCCACAGGGGGGTACAACATGAAG
It includes:
- a CDS encoding MBL fold metallo-hydrolase, with the translated sequence MKFRFLGGADTVGRMGMTIVGDKKTMLVEYGMAPTKPPEYPITAPRIDHLFLTHCHLDHCGMVPAVVGRDGCEVFTTPISAEISEIMLYDSLKIAAAEGYNEPYTSGDIEKTMDLVVPFNFKDTIELGKLDVTLHSAGHIPGATMFEFKCDESTLYTGDLHTDNQKLVLGARPVKCKNLIIEGTYGGRNHPSREKTIEEFLSKVDEVIDRGGKVIIPCFAVGRTQEIMLVLKNLDYDMWVDGMGRSVTNLFLNYPEYLRDARSLRAAKKTFREVKNASMRKHAGRGQIIVTTGGMLDGGPVLEYLRALKDDPKNAIILVGYQAEDTNGRLLMETKSIVIDGEMVKVECEVLKYDFSAHAGHDEIVQFAKKCNPENIVLMHSETRELFLDDLKDYNVILPELGKEFELDV
- the nadC gene encoding carboxylating nicotinate-nucleotide diphosphorylase, whose product is MSEMDLRPFLDEDVGSGDITTEMFVPDILGKAVIMCEEDAVIAGLEEAAEIFRLLGADSEQLVVDGERVRKDTDVMIVEGPLRSILTGERVALNFLMRMSGIATETNSIMTKVRERDKHLMIAGTRKTTPGFRAFEKKAIALGGGWPHRNGLYDMILIKDNHILACGGVSKAMERTSNVPDGIKVEIEVTNITDGIVAAKMGADIIMADHMSPSETKELMKKTKLIHKDILIEASGNITKDNVMDFAGCADIVSLGSLTHSPKAVHFSLDLK